In Candidatus Vicinibacter proximus, the following are encoded in one genomic region:
- a CDS encoding discoidin domain-containing protein gives MKFINIFFLVLISFHLEAQCYPDRHSTNWFDGWVSCQSKASPNPANKSGHWMLFDLGTRYRIDRIKFWNSNDPSHLDWGIRELKIDYSKDSTSWRSISLINLDKAPGHNRYEGMDWLDVNISDARYILLTAESNFGKDSCYGLAEVQFSAEKVNTVDVVDENPEENAFQVNIKPNPFKSQFVAEISGLKEELIQYQVVDLLGKVWQSGQIQMQRSNYQLRIISEEWPAGNYVLSLRKNKQSSKFSLVKMD, from the coding sequence ATGAAATTCATCAACATATTTTTTCTGGTTTTGATCAGTTTTCATTTAGAAGCACAGTGCTATCCGGATCGTCATTCCACGAATTGGTTTGATGGCTGGGTATCTTGTCAAAGTAAGGCATCTCCCAACCCAGCGAATAAATCGGGCCATTGGATGCTTTTCGATTTAGGTACGAGGTATAGAATTGATCGAATTAAATTTTGGAACAGTAACGATCCATCGCATTTGGATTGGGGTATCAGAGAATTGAAAATTGACTATTCCAAAGACAGCACATCCTGGCGCAGCATCAGTCTGATCAATTTAGACAAGGCACCCGGACACAACCGTTATGAAGGCATGGATTGGCTGGATGTAAACATTTCGGATGCACGATACATTTTGCTTACAGCGGAAAGTAATTTTGGCAAAGATTCCTGTTACGGTCTTGCAGAAGTTCAGTTTTCTGCGGAGAAAGTAAATACTGTTGATGTGGTGGATGAAAACCCGGAAGAAAATGCCTTCCAGGTGAACATTAAACCCAATCCTTTTAAAAGCCAGTTTGTTGCAGAAATTTCAGGATTAAAAGAAGAGCTAATTCAATATCAGGTCGTAGATTTATTGGGCAAAGTTTGGCAGTCCGGTCAAATTCAAATGCAAAGGAGCAATTACCAATTGAGAATTATCAGTGAAGAATGGCCTGCCGGAAATTATGTTCTCTCGCTAAGAAAAAACAAACAGTCCAGTAAGTTTTCTTTGGTCAAAATGGATTGA
- a CDS encoding STAS domain-containing protein produces MKYQIDKQERYSVFTLEEPQLNSMIAPLLKSEFVFLHNEGVRNLIFDLQQVDYIDSSGLSSILTANRLWKDNGSFVLTNMNSEGVRKLIEISKLDGILTIIPTIDESVDYIFMEDIERDLNDEEE; encoded by the coding sequence ATGAAATACCAGATTGATAAACAAGAGCGATATTCTGTCTTTACCCTGGAAGAACCTCAATTAAATTCCATGATCGCTCCTCTTCTTAAATCAGAATTTGTCTTCCTGCATAACGAAGGCGTCAGAAATCTGATTTTTGATCTTCAGCAAGTGGATTACATCGATTCATCAGGCCTTAGCTCCATCCTTACTGCCAACAGATTATGGAAAGACAATGGCTCTTTTGTACTGACCAACATGAACAGTGAAGGCGTTCGAAAATTAATTGAGATAAGTAAACTGGATGGCATATTAACCATCATCCCGACGATTGACGAATCCGTTGATTACATTTTTATGGAAGACATAGAGCGGGATCTGAATGACGAAGAAGAATAG
- a CDS encoding ribonuclease Z, whose protein sequence is MTKKNSHLFELLILGSSSAIPSDDRFPSAQLLNIREQLFLIDCGEATQNRLWSFKVRWSKISHICISHLHGDHVFGLPGLITSFSHLQRKEPLTICGPEGIQDFLEGTLRHSRAHLNFEIHYLELDHRSGTKFYDDGLLSITSFPLNHRVPTIGYVFKVEEHYRKLNIEKISQYAIPVSQYKKVVAGESISDMEGNVYTADEFSAPVHYLKSYAYCSDTRYDESIISFIKDVDVLYHETTYLEALAHKAQETGHSTAHQAAIMAKKSGVGRLITGHYSSRYHELNVFLQECQSVFPNTILGKEGLLVQI, encoded by the coding sequence ATGACGAAGAAGAATAGTCATCTCTTTGAACTTCTTATTCTGGGAAGTTCATCTGCCATACCCTCTGACGACAGGTTTCCAAGCGCACAATTGCTAAACATCCGGGAGCAACTTTTCCTGATTGATTGTGGCGAGGCTACCCAAAACAGGCTTTGGTCTTTTAAAGTCAGATGGAGCAAAATCTCCCACATCTGCATCTCACATCTTCATGGGGATCATGTTTTTGGCTTGCCGGGGCTGATCACCAGTTTTAGTCATTTGCAACGCAAGGAACCACTTACCATTTGTGGTCCCGAAGGAATACAGGATTTCTTGGAAGGCACACTCCGACACAGCAGGGCGCATTTGAATTTTGAGATCCATTATCTCGAACTCGATCATCGGTCCGGTACAAAATTCTATGACGACGGACTGCTTTCCATTACTTCATTTCCATTGAACCACAGAGTGCCTACCATAGGTTATGTATTCAAAGTGGAAGAACATTACAGAAAACTGAATATTGAAAAAATAAGTCAGTACGCCATACCGGTATCTCAATATAAAAAAGTAGTAGCTGGAGAAAGCATTTCAGATATGGAAGGTAATGTGTACACTGCAGATGAATTTTCCGCACCGGTACATTACCTCAAATCTTATGCTTATTGCAGCGATACCCGCTATGATGAATCCATTATTTCATTCATCAAAGACGTAGATGTTTTATACCATGAAACAACCTATCTGGAAGCCTTAGCCCACAAAGCACAGGAAACAGGACATTCCACTGCACACCAGGCGGCCATCATGGCGAAAAAATCCGGAGTGGGCAGACTCATCACAGGTCATTATTCCTCACGTTACCACGAACTGAATGTATTCCTTCAGGAATGTCAATCTGTTTTTCCGAACACCATTTTGGGAAAGGAAGGATTGCTGGTTCAAATCTAA
- a CDS encoding ATP-dependent Clp protease ATP-binding subunit, with the protein MNKRFSQKVRKVLANSRDEAIRLGHDYIGTEHILLGMLAERDTLAVSVLKSLKVDLSQLKDKLEEAIPVRKGEETSFQVGNLPLNKQAEKVLKFTYLEAKITKEDEIYPEHLLLSILKHHDNLACIVLEQFNIDYDNFRSELDYLSQNGGMEEFPEITAAASDPDSYEEEQASSSFSKKSGSKSMTPVLDNYGRDITRLAEDGKLDPIIGREREIERVSQILSRRKKNNPILIGEPGVGKTAIVEGLALMIMQKKVSRTLFNKRIVMLDLAALVAGTKYRGQFEERIKAIMNELEKSRDVILFIDEIHTIIGAGGATGSLDASNIFKPALARGELQCIGASTLDEYRQHIEKDGALDRRFQKVMIDPPTAEEAMLILHNIKSKYEEFHSVSYTTEAIEACVKLSDRYITDRFLPDKAIDVLDEVGARVHLKNIHVPKHIEEIEAQIDTIKEQKNVAVKSQQYEKAADLRDLESKLQKKLESAKLAWEDESRTRRFPVNEEDIAEVVAMMTGIPVKKVAQSESKKLVNMADDMKKSIIGQDEVVVKIVKAIQRNRVGLKDPKKPIGTFIFLGPTGVGKTEMAKALSRFLFDTEDALIRLDMSEYMEKFTVSRLIGAPPGYVGYEEGGQLTEKVRRKPYAVVLLDEIEKAHPDVYNILLQVLDEGQLTDGLGRKVDFKNTIIIMTSNIGARQLKDFGQGVGFATASRVENADEYSKNVIKNALKKTFSPEFLNRVDDVLVFNSLEKEQIFQIINLVVSGLLKRIEQMKLELTITQEAMEFLAEKGYDPQFGARPLHRAVQKYLEDPLAEYILNENPEPGTKLKAVLNKEKDQVLISQSSKSGVGKKSSS; encoded by the coding sequence ATGAATAAGAGATTTTCTCAAAAAGTCAGAAAAGTATTGGCAAACAGCCGTGATGAAGCCATCCGTCTGGGCCACGATTACATCGGCACCGAACATATTCTCCTTGGCATGCTTGCTGAGCGGGATACTTTGGCAGTTAGTGTACTCAAGTCCCTGAAGGTTGACCTCAGTCAGTTGAAAGATAAACTGGAAGAAGCCATTCCTGTGAGGAAAGGAGAGGAAACCTCTTTTCAGGTGGGCAATCTTCCCCTAAACAAACAGGCAGAAAAGGTATTGAAATTCACCTACCTGGAAGCCAAGATCACCAAGGAAGATGAAATCTATCCTGAACATTTGTTGTTGTCCATTCTTAAGCACCACGACAATCTGGCTTGTATTGTTTTGGAACAATTCAACATTGATTATGATAATTTCCGTTCAGAGCTGGATTACCTGAGTCAGAATGGAGGTATGGAAGAGTTTCCGGAAATCACTGCTGCGGCAAGCGACCCGGATTCTTATGAAGAAGAGCAAGCCTCTTCCTCATTTTCTAAAAAATCCGGCTCCAAATCCATGACACCTGTTTTGGATAACTACGGTCGCGACATCACCAGACTGGCAGAAGACGGAAAACTGGATCCAATCATAGGAAGAGAAAGAGAAATCGAAAGAGTATCTCAAATCCTTAGCCGACGTAAGAAAAATAACCCAATACTTATCGGTGAGCCCGGTGTGGGTAAAACCGCCATCGTGGAAGGACTTGCCCTGATGATCATGCAGAAGAAAGTATCCCGCACGCTGTTCAATAAACGCATTGTGATGCTTGATCTGGCTGCGTTAGTTGCAGGAACCAAATACCGCGGTCAGTTTGAAGAACGCATCAAGGCCATCATGAATGAGCTGGAAAAATCAAGGGATGTCATTCTATTCATCGATGAGATACATACCATCATCGGTGCAGGTGGCGCCACCGGTTCTCTGGATGCATCCAATATATTTAAACCTGCCTTAGCAAGAGGCGAACTTCAATGTATCGGAGCATCTACCCTGGATGAATATCGACAGCATATTGAGAAAGACGGTGCACTTGACCGTCGTTTCCAAAAAGTGATGATCGATCCGCCTACTGCGGAAGAGGCCATGCTTATTCTCCACAACATCAAATCCAAATACGAAGAGTTTCACTCTGTATCTTATACCACGGAAGCCATTGAGGCTTGTGTGAAGTTGAGCGACAGGTATATTACCGATCGTTTTTTACCGGACAAAGCGATTGATGTATTGGACGAAGTTGGTGCCCGAGTGCATTTAAAGAACATACATGTTCCAAAACATATTGAAGAAATTGAAGCCCAGATCGACACCATAAAAGAACAGAAGAATGTGGCGGTCAAAAGTCAGCAATACGAGAAAGCTGCAGACCTGAGAGATCTGGAATCCAAACTTCAAAAGAAATTAGAATCTGCCAAATTGGCCTGGGAAGATGAATCCAGAACCAGAAGATTTCCGGTGAATGAGGAAGATATTGCGGAAGTGGTGGCCATGATGACCGGCATTCCGGTAAAGAAAGTGGCCCAAAGCGAAAGCAAGAAATTGGTCAACATGGCGGACGATATGAAGAAGTCCATCATCGGCCAGGATGAAGTGGTGGTCAAAATTGTGAAAGCCATTCAAAGAAACCGGGTTGGTCTAAAAGATCCAAAGAAACCGATAGGAACCTTTATCTTTTTAGGTCCTACGGGCGTAGGTAAGACAGAGATGGCAAAGGCCTTGAGCCGCTTCCTGTTTGATACGGAAGATGCACTGATCCGATTGGACATGAGCGAATACATGGAGAAATTTACCGTATCGAGATTGATCGGCGCACCTCCGGGATATGTTGGTTACGAAGAAGGCGGCCAACTTACCGAAAAAGTAAGGAGAAAGCCTTATGCCGTGGTTTTGCTGGACGAAATAGAAAAAGCTCATCCGGATGTGTACAACATCCTGCTACAAGTATTGGATGAAGGTCAGTTGACCGATGGTTTAGGCCGTAAGGTGGATTTTAAAAATACCATCATCATCATGACTTCCAACATAGGCGCCAGACAGTTGAAAGATTTTGGTCAGGGTGTAGGTTTTGCTACAGCGAGCCGTGTGGAAAATGCGGATGAATATTCCAAGAACGTCATCAAGAATGCTTTGAAGAAGACTTTTAGTCCGGAATTCCTCAACCGTGTGGACGATGTGTTGGTGTTCAACAGTCTGGAGAAAGAACAAATCTTCCAAATCATCAATCTGGTGGTGAGTGGATTGCTCAAGCGCATCGAACAAATGAAACTGGAACTGACCATCACACAGGAGGCCATGGAATTTCTTGCTGAGAAAGGTTACGACCCTCAGTTTGGTGCCAGACCTCTTCACAGAGCGGTTCAGAAATATCTGGAAGACCCGTTGGCAGAGTACATTTTGAATGAAAATCCGGAACCGGGGACTAAATTAAAAGCAGTACTTAACAAAGAAAAAGATCAGGTTCTTATTTCCCAATCTTCAAAAAGCGGAGTTGGTAAAAAATCCTCGTCCTAA